One Pseudodesulfovibrio cashew DNA window includes the following coding sequences:
- the nadB gene encoding L-aspartate oxidase, whose translation MNDFRLYCDALIVGSGIAGSLAALTMADQGLDVILITASEDVTEGNTALAQGGIVYRSEDDDPRILEKDIKIAGWNHNYARAVRYLSHYGPEVLKKIFLDKYKIPFNHREPGDWFLTKEGGHSLARILYCDDHTGKNIIDVLTAEVTAHDNIRVLTGRTAIDLLSTQHHARHMDFKYSLSNQCVGSYVFNQTLGAVETIIAKTTLLATGGIGQIYLHTTNTSGSIGSGLTMAFRAGARLMNCEYVQFHPTAMYGGSKPGKRRFLVSEAVRGEGAILINATGEAFMPKYDSRADLAPRDIVTRAIMDQMLHSGDSCVYLDVSKVKHDVQKRFPTIYERCRSIGVDMRTDPVPVVPAAHYFCGGILVDTRGRTTLDRLYAAGECSCTGVHGANRLASTSLLEGMLWGYSAGMDMAARCRKKTISRKLDDSIPNWVSGGELHDEDPALVAQDWSNIRNTMWNYVGVSRTRARLTRAVTDLRKLTKDLQDFYKQTAPSKPIIDLFHGSQAAYIVTLSALRNKETKGCHFRTD comes from the coding sequence ATGAATGATTTTCGACTGTATTGCGACGCATTGATCGTGGGCTCCGGTATTGCCGGTAGCCTGGCCGCGCTGACCATGGCCGACCAGGGCCTGGACGTCATCCTGATAACGGCCAGCGAAGACGTAACCGAAGGCAACACCGCCCTGGCCCAGGGAGGTATCGTCTACCGCAGCGAGGATGATGACCCGCGCATTCTGGAAAAGGACATCAAAATCGCCGGGTGGAATCATAACTATGCTCGTGCGGTCCGCTACCTCAGCCACTATGGCCCGGAAGTGCTCAAGAAAATCTTTCTGGACAAATACAAGATCCCATTCAATCACCGGGAACCGGGAGACTGGTTCCTGACCAAGGAAGGCGGGCACTCTCTGGCGCGCATCCTCTATTGTGACGACCACACGGGCAAGAACATCATTGACGTTCTTACTGCTGAGGTGACGGCCCACGATAACATCCGCGTCCTGACGGGCAGGACGGCAATCGACCTGCTGTCCACCCAGCATCATGCTCGCCATATGGATTTCAAGTATTCCCTGTCCAACCAGTGTGTGGGGTCCTATGTCTTCAACCAGACGCTTGGGGCGGTGGAAACGATCATAGCCAAGACCACCCTCTTGGCTACGGGTGGCATAGGCCAAATATACCTGCACACGACCAATACGTCGGGCTCCATCGGTTCCGGCCTGACCATGGCATTCAGGGCCGGAGCTCGGCTCATGAACTGCGAATATGTCCAGTTTCACCCCACCGCCATGTACGGAGGCTCCAAACCCGGCAAACGGCGCTTCCTTGTCTCCGAGGCAGTACGCGGAGAAGGCGCGATTCTGATCAACGCCACGGGCGAAGCCTTCATGCCGAAGTACGACTCCCGCGCCGACCTAGCCCCGCGCGATATCGTGACCAGGGCCATCATGGACCAGATGCTTCACTCCGGAGACAGCTGCGTCTATCTGGATGTATCCAAGGTCAAACATGACGTGCAGAAACGCTTCCCCACAATCTACGAACGGTGCCGCTCCATAGGAGTGGACATGCGGACTGATCCAGTGCCGGTGGTGCCTGCGGCCCACTATTTCTGCGGTGGTATCCTGGTTGACACGCGTGGGCGCACTACCTTGGACAGGCTCTACGCCGCCGGGGAATGCAGTTGCACTGGCGTGCACGGCGCCAACCGACTGGCCAGCACCTCGCTCCTCGAAGGTATGCTTTGGGGATACAGCGCTGGAATGGACATGGCCGCCCGTTGCCGCAAGAAGACCATTAGCCGCAAGCTTGATGACTCGATCCCCAATTGGGTGTCCGGTGGCGAACTTCACGACGAAGACCCTGCCCTGGTGGCGCAGGACTGGTCCAACATCCGCAATACCATGTGGAACTACGTGGGCGTCTCGCGCACCCGCGCCCGCCTCACCCGCGCCGTTACCGATCTGCGCAAGCTGACCAAGGACCTCCAGGACTTCTACAAGCAGACCGCACCGAGCAAACCGATTATCGACCTGTTCCACGGCTCCCAGGCTGCGTACATCGTCACCCTGTCGGCTCTGCGCAACAAGGAAACCAAAGGCTGCCACTTCCGCACCGATTAG
- a CDS encoding protein phosphatase CheZ, which produces MTANDELVREIMERITTDLGDRLKDSISAAVEREIIDNLSQSLLEGEFYRRVNKDLQEGLKQIYQEVKAARGGRERKSITAEIDPEELFSETSDQLDAVLQTTEKAAVDIIDIVEKLQELQGSVAKIVKGFESGGVTKADREKLKEINETLGNDLSTIMVTLSFQDLTGQRIKIIINSIRQVENIVREVILSTGLMIKQREAEPEKDIDTLSVDAKSAASSKLAGPSADTNQDNVDDLLASLGLD; this is translated from the coding sequence ATGACCGCCAATGATGAACTCGTCCGGGAAATAATGGAGCGTATCACCACTGACCTCGGTGACCGACTCAAGGACTCGATCTCCGCAGCCGTGGAGAGGGAAATTATCGACAATCTTTCCCAATCACTTCTCGAGGGCGAATTCTACCGCCGCGTCAACAAAGACCTCCAGGAAGGCCTCAAGCAGATTTACCAGGAGGTCAAGGCGGCCAGAGGCGGCCGGGAGCGCAAGTCAATTACTGCTGAAATCGACCCGGAGGAGCTGTTCAGCGAAACTTCAGACCAGCTTGACGCGGTACTCCAGACTACAGAGAAAGCTGCCGTTGACATCATCGACATTGTCGAAAAACTGCAGGAGCTTCAGGGTTCAGTCGCTAAAATAGTCAAGGGATTCGAATCCGGCGGCGTGACCAAGGCCGACCGCGAAAAGCTCAAGGAAATCAATGAAACCCTGGGCAACGACCTTTCCACCATCATGGTCACCCTGAGCTTCCAGGATCTCACCGGACAGCGCATCAAGATCATCATCAATTCCATCCGGCAGGTGGAAAACATCGTCCGCGAAGTCATCTTGTCCACCGGATTGATGATCAAACAGCGCGAAGCCGAGCCGGAAAAGGACATCGACACCCTGTCGGTGGACGCCAAGTCCGCAGCCTCTTCCAAACTAGCCGGTCCTTCAGCCGACACCAACCAGGACAACGTGGACGACCTGCTCGCCTCACTCGGGCTGGACTAA
- a CDS encoding cupin domain-containing protein, with translation MKKIALFEEHGFKELTFSNYLVHESEFMKVINFNFKAGQSLPVHSHDLEGELTLTILEGEGEFLGADGSSMPARTGDVLVSEIAEPHGVRAATDMRVLVTIAPPI, from the coding sequence ATGAAGAAGATAGCGCTTTTTGAAGAACATGGTTTCAAGGAGTTGACCTTTTCCAATTACCTGGTGCATGAGTCCGAGTTCATGAAGGTCATCAATTTCAACTTCAAGGCGGGCCAATCCCTCCCGGTTCATTCCCACGATCTGGAAGGCGAGTTGACCCTGACCATCCTTGAAGGCGAAGGAGAGTTTCTCGGCGCGGATGGCTCGTCCATGCCTGCCCGGACAGGCGACGTGCTTGTCTCGGAGATCGCCGAGCCCCACGGAGTCAGGGCGGCAACGGACATGCGCGTCCTGGTAACCATAGCCCCCCCAATTTGA
- a CDS encoding NAD(P)/FAD-dependent oxidoreductase, whose protein sequence is MQDKGAPKGAILQRDKKTYAIVPRTPVGLVTPDVLEALARVGRKFEIPIMKITSGQRIALVGLEEEQVEQVWDDLKMDIGPAVGLCVHYVQACPGTEVCKFGVQDSLGLGLELEEMFVGKELPAKLKVGVSGCTMCCAESYVRDIGLIGKKNGWTMVVGGNASGKPRIADVLAEDLTRSEVVELVGRFMEYYRENGNKRARSAMLLSKVGIDAVKAAIL, encoded by the coding sequence ATGCAGGATAAAGGCGCTCCCAAGGGAGCCATTCTTCAACGTGACAAAAAAACCTATGCCATCGTTCCCCGCACACCCGTAGGGCTGGTGACGCCAGACGTTCTCGAAGCCCTGGCCCGGGTGGGACGCAAGTTCGAGATTCCCATCATGAAGATTACCTCCGGCCAGCGCATCGCCCTGGTTGGGCTGGAGGAGGAGCAGGTCGAACAGGTATGGGACGACCTCAAAATGGACATCGGCCCGGCGGTTGGACTTTGCGTGCACTATGTGCAGGCCTGTCCCGGTACCGAGGTCTGCAAGTTCGGCGTACAGGATTCCCTGGGACTCGGTCTGGAGTTGGAGGAGATGTTCGTAGGCAAGGAACTCCCCGCCAAGCTCAAGGTTGGTGTCTCCGGTTGCACCATGTGTTGCGCCGAGTCTTATGTGCGTGACATCGGCCTGATCGGCAAGAAGAATGGCTGGACCATGGTCGTGGGTGGTAATGCCTCGGGCAAACCGCGGATCGCGGATGTCCTGGCAGAAGACCTGACCCGGAGTGAGGTCGTCGAACTGGTCGGCCGTTTCATGGAATATTACAGGGAGAATGGCAACAAGCGCGCCCGTTCGGCCATGTTGCTTTCCAAAGTCGGCATCGACGCGGTCAAGGCGGCCATCCTGTAG
- a CDS encoding TrkH family potassium uptake protein, giving the protein MRWKYVLHVIGALIACVGMTMVFPVAWALYYHDGTASALSLAMAITITSGVVLFFLFRDPEASKSQSVMSHREGMAIVALGWFAAGAFGGLPFYLSGTFDSVVDCVFESLSGFTTTGSSVLADIESIPRPVLFWRSLTHWLGGMGIIVLSLAILPFLGVGGMQLYKAEVPGPAPDKLKPRIKDTAMTLWKVYLLFSLVETILLMLGGMDFFDSLCHTFGTMATGGFSTMNTSVAAFDSAYIDYIITVFMLIAGINFTLHYALLKWRPREMIKDPEFRVFVAMVAVFIAVISVAVYIGGNYDNTADAVRYTSFQVASILTTTGFATADYELWPGIAQAILLFCMFIGGCAGSTGGGMKVMRMMLLVKHSYKELFRLIHPRSVNRVKMGKIVVQDDVLSGVWGFFVLWIGLFVLAGFAVAATGVDVVTSFASSLACIGNIGPGIGGVGPTDNFAWMPDTAKWVLTFCMVLGRLEIYTVIILFVPEFWRK; this is encoded by the coding sequence ATGCGCTGGAAATACGTCCTGCATGTCATCGGCGCTCTGATTGCCTGCGTCGGTATGACCATGGTCTTTCCCGTTGCCTGGGCCCTCTACTACCACGACGGCACGGCCTCGGCCCTCTCTCTGGCCATGGCCATCACCATAACATCCGGTGTTGTCCTGTTTTTTCTGTTTCGTGATCCGGAAGCCTCCAAGTCCCAATCGGTCATGTCGCACCGTGAAGGCATGGCCATCGTCGCGCTCGGGTGGTTCGCTGCAGGAGCTTTCGGGGGGCTGCCGTTTTATCTTAGCGGCACGTTTGATTCGGTGGTGGATTGCGTTTTTGAATCCCTGTCCGGGTTCACCACCACCGGTTCCTCAGTCCTCGCTGACATCGAATCCATTCCCCGGCCCGTCCTGTTCTGGCGCTCTCTGACTCACTGGCTCGGGGGCATGGGCATTATCGTTCTTTCCCTGGCCATCCTTCCATTTCTCGGCGTTGGCGGCATGCAGCTTTACAAGGCCGAAGTTCCGGGCCCGGCGCCGGACAAGCTCAAACCTCGCATCAAAGACACGGCCATGACCCTGTGGAAGGTCTACCTTCTGTTCAGCCTGGTGGAGACGATTCTGCTAATGCTTGGTGGAATGGACTTTTTTGATTCCCTTTGTCACACATTCGGGACCATGGCCACGGGCGGTTTTTCGACCATGAATACCTCGGTCGCAGCGTTTGATTCGGCGTATATCGACTATATCATTACCGTGTTCATGCTTATCGCCGGGATTAACTTCACCCTGCATTATGCGCTGCTGAAGTGGAGGCCGCGCGAAATGATAAAGGACCCCGAGTTCCGGGTCTTCGTTGCCATGGTGGCGGTTTTTATCGCTGTTATCAGCGTTGCCGTGTACATTGGCGGGAACTACGACAACACTGCGGATGCCGTGCGCTACACCTCGTTTCAAGTGGCCTCCATCCTGACCACTACCGGCTTTGCCACGGCCGATTACGAACTATGGCCGGGGATCGCCCAGGCCATTTTGCTGTTTTGCATGTTTATCGGAGGGTGTGCAGGCTCCACGGGCGGCGGCATGAAGGTCATGCGCATGATGCTGCTCGTCAAGCATTCTTACAAGGAGCTGTTCCGGCTCATCCATCCCCGCTCCGTCAACCGGGTCAAGATGGGGAAGATAGTTGTGCAGGACGACGTGCTCAGCGGTGTCTGGGGATTCTTCGTCCTGTGGATTGGGCTGTTTGTCCTGGCCGGCTTCGCCGTTGCCGCAACAGGGGTGGACGTGGTCACTTCCTTTGCCTCGTCACTGGCCTGCATCGGTAATATCGGCCCCGGTATCGGCGGCGTCGGCCCCACCGACAACTTCGCCTGGATGCCCGATACAGCCAAGTGGGTCCTGACCTTCTGCATGGTCCTGGGGCGACTTGAAATTTATACGGTCATCATTCTCTTTGTGCCTGAATTTTGGCGCAAGTAA
- the nadC gene encoding carboxylating nicotinate-nucleotide diphosphorylase translates to MPTNLFDEFFQAEARMFLLATIRIALAEDGSDLTSMGVFNDSDMAQAMIVAKEDTVVSGLPIIPMVLEFGGEDCQVHLNVDDGDRVSPGTMVAALQGPTIQLLKAERVIMNFLCHLSGIANLTARYVKALEGTRTQLLDTRKTLPGLRFPEKYAVLCGGGKNHRLTLQDMLMLKDNHIDRAGSITQAVEALHRAHNPCPPIEVECRNLDEVKEASACDIRRIMLDNMDAETAKAALELIPDSIETEISGNVSLETIRDVAEVGPDYISVGKLTHSAPSSDFSMQFVPLA, encoded by the coding sequence ATGCCCACCAATCTCTTTGATGAATTTTTCCAGGCTGAGGCACGCATGTTCCTGCTGGCGACCATCCGGATCGCGCTGGCCGAGGACGGCTCCGATTTGACCTCCATGGGCGTCTTCAACGACAGCGACATGGCCCAGGCAATGATAGTGGCCAAGGAGGACACCGTGGTGTCCGGCCTTCCCATCATTCCCATGGTCCTTGAGTTTGGCGGAGAGGATTGCCAGGTCCACCTCAATGTTGACGATGGCGATCGCGTCTCGCCAGGCACCATGGTTGCGGCCCTGCAAGGCCCGACTATCCAACTGCTCAAAGCCGAGCGCGTCATCATGAACTTCCTTTGCCATCTGTCCGGCATCGCCAACCTGACCGCCCGGTACGTCAAGGCCCTCGAAGGCACCAGAACTCAGCTTCTGGATACACGCAAAACCTTGCCCGGACTGCGCTTCCCGGAAAAATACGCCGTGCTCTGCGGCGGCGGGAAGAACCATCGCCTGACGTTGCAGGACATGCTCATGCTTAAGGACAACCACATCGACAGGGCCGGGTCCATCACCCAGGCAGTAGAAGCCCTGCACCGGGCTCACAATCCCTGCCCCCCCATCGAAGTGGAATGCCGCAACCTCGACGAGGTAAAAGAAGCCAGCGCATGCGACATAAGGCGGATTATGCTCGACAACATGGATGCCGAGACCGCCAAAGCCGCCCTTGAACTTATTCCGGACTCCATAGAGACGGAAATCAGCGGCAACGTCTCCCTGGAAACAATCCGTGACGTTGCGGAAGTCGGGCCGGACTACATCTCCGTGGGCAAACTGACCCACTCCGCTCCTTCGTCCGATTTCAGCATGCAATTCGTACCGTTAGCTTAG
- the trkA gene encoding Trk system potassium transporter TrkA, whose protein sequence is MRIIIIGAGEVGYHIARRLAVENKEVVVIDKSAEALRKLAEASDVQTITGSGSSPEILEQAGVEEADILLAVTDSDEINLISCFFANMLNREMTKLARVRSEMYTDYRHLLMDEGAGITKVINPDEEVVNSVLRLMSVPGAVEINEFAGGKIRLIGINLPDGSPLVGTRLIDLRGKIGDDVGIVIAALVRNGELIIPSGLDEIRQGDVIYFVCDIRDQEEIVSRLGVATEPVREVLIIGGGNIGFRLAKALDNKFYHTRLLENRQKRCEFLSEKLDRPIVLMGDSTDQEILREENIQDMDMVIAVTGDEETNILSCLLAKSLGAKRTVTRVNNFGYMPLIEPIGIDYVVCPRQSAINSLLHFIRRGRIISSVNIRGEEAEALEVIAHEDSPIVGKKVKDIDFPRGCLILCFQRGDEVVIPRGDTLIEPKDQLIIISTRQNIPKVEKVLTAKVEFF, encoded by the coding sequence TTGAGGATCATCATTATTGGAGCCGGTGAAGTCGGCTATCATATCGCCCGTCGGCTTGCCGTGGAGAACAAGGAAGTCGTGGTCATCGACAAGAGCGCAGAAGCGCTCAGGAAGTTGGCTGAGGCCTCCGACGTACAGACCATAACCGGCTCCGGGTCCAGCCCGGAGATTCTTGAGCAGGCCGGAGTGGAGGAGGCGGATATTCTCCTTGCGGTTACCGACAGCGATGAGATCAATCTTATCTCCTGTTTTTTCGCCAATATGTTGAACCGGGAGATGACCAAGCTCGCCCGGGTGCGTAGCGAGATGTACACCGACTATCGCCACCTGCTCATGGACGAAGGCGCGGGCATCACCAAGGTCATCAACCCCGACGAGGAAGTGGTTAACTCGGTACTTCGGCTCATGAGTGTGCCCGGGGCCGTGGAGATCAACGAGTTTGCGGGCGGCAAGATCCGGCTCATCGGGATAAATCTGCCTGATGGAAGCCCCCTGGTAGGAACCCGGCTGATCGATTTGCGCGGGAAGATCGGTGACGATGTGGGCATCGTTATTGCGGCTTTGGTGCGCAACGGCGAGTTGATCATTCCCAGCGGTCTCGACGAGATCCGGCAGGGTGACGTCATCTACTTCGTCTGCGACATCCGGGACCAGGAGGAGATCGTTTCCCGTCTTGGCGTGGCCACCGAGCCCGTGCGAGAGGTGCTTATCATTGGCGGTGGCAATATCGGTTTTCGCCTGGCCAAGGCGCTGGACAACAAATTTTACCACACGCGATTGCTGGAAAATCGACAGAAGCGCTGCGAGTTTTTATCCGAGAAGCTGGACAGGCCTATTGTGCTCATGGGGGACTCCACCGATCAGGAAATCCTGCGGGAGGAGAACATTCAGGATATGGACATGGTCATCGCCGTGACCGGAGATGAGGAAACCAACATCCTGAGTTGCCTGCTGGCCAAATCGTTGGGTGCCAAACGGACGGTTACCCGCGTCAATAATTTCGGCTATATGCCGCTAATCGAGCCCATCGGCATCGACTATGTGGTCTGTCCTCGGCAGTCGGCCATCAATTCGCTTCTGCACTTTATACGGCGGGGCAGGATAATCTCCTCGGTCAATATCAGGGGAGAGGAGGCCGAGGCGCTTGAGGTTATCGCCCACGAGGATTCTCCCATTGTCGGAAAGAAGGTCAAGGATATCGACTTTCCGCGCGGTTGCCTGATTCTCTGTTTCCAGCGCGGGGACGAAGTTGTCATTCCTCGAGGTGATACCTTGATTGAGCCCAAGGACCAACTCATTATCATCTCAACCCGCCAGAATATTCCCAAGGTCGAGAAGGTCCTGACTGCAAAGGTGGAGTTCTTCTAG
- a CDS encoding PilZ domain-containing protein, whose product MSDEKRTFSRVDVRLKGYARAMNSLDSPPLFTSGAVVEKRNFDQLFRSSKLPEDLATFLSEMDRKLDSILGILSKDQIKSDFPLDIEIREISAAGVKFRSKIPLSVDDTLEMVINLSQIPLTMASSKGRIRGFDKETELYRFEFIDIRGADLEAIVQFVFQKQREEIRNSKL is encoded by the coding sequence ATGAGTGACGAAAAACGGACCTTCTCACGAGTCGACGTCAGGCTTAAGGGGTATGCCCGAGCCATGAACTCCCTTGATTCGCCTCCGCTCTTCACCAGCGGCGCCGTAGTGGAGAAAAGAAACTTTGACCAGCTCTTCCGAAGCAGCAAGCTGCCGGAGGATTTGGCAACTTTTCTTTCGGAGATGGACCGCAAGCTGGACAGCATCCTCGGCATTCTCAGCAAAGACCAGATCAAAAGCGATTTCCCTCTTGATATTGAAATAAGGGAAATTTCCGCTGCAGGAGTCAAATTCCGCTCCAAAATCCCACTCTCGGTGGACGACACCTTGGAAATGGTCATCAACTTGAGCCAGATTCCCCTGACAATGGCGAGCTCCAAAGGACGCATTCGCGGCTTCGACAAGGAGACCGAGCTCTACCGTTTCGAATTCATAGATATTCGGGGAGCCGACCTCGAGGCCATTGTTCAATTCGTTTTTCAGAAGCAACGCGAGGAAATTCGCAACTCCAAACTCTAA
- the mgtE gene encoding magnesium transporter, whose product MSKHEEIREQQDDFNDGLTAAELESLHPADAAETIEGLDIIDQVKFIKQLPIRDAAKSIAEMEDHDQKILIQNLNHGLAARIVEEMAPDDATDLLEDLDEEHRQALLRRVPEEERAELKTLLTFDPDTAGGVMNTEVVILDQDLAPDEAIGQIREQVEDKEVPYYAYLTDRKERLVGVVSLRDLLLAKRGVPLREMVKDQNLITVGYNVDKEEVAHLIAHYNLLALPVVDFGNRLLGVVTVDDVIDIIHEEASEDMQTMVGAGANETTDSPVTFSVKKRIPWLILNVVNSAIAAYVVHLFDATIAAMALLAALMQIVSNQAGNTGQQALAVMIRQLAMEKFDRKKAWFAVLREIKIGVINSALISSMVLAVIFIATGDIMLAGCMAGALIIDMLIGALAGASIPLILKEIGRDPAQASSIFLTTITDSIGFFSFLGLATLFIL is encoded by the coding sequence ATGAGCAAGCATGAGGAAATCCGTGAACAGCAGGATGATTTCAACGATGGCCTGACCGCCGCCGAACTGGAATCCCTGCACCCGGCCGATGCCGCCGAGACCATCGAAGGTCTGGACATCATCGACCAGGTCAAGTTCATCAAACAGCTCCCCATCAGGGATGCCGCCAAATCCATTGCGGAGATGGAAGACCATGACCAGAAGATTCTCATTCAGAATCTGAATCATGGGCTTGCCGCGCGCATCGTGGAGGAAATGGCCCCTGATGACGCGACCGACCTGCTGGAAGACCTCGATGAGGAACACCGCCAGGCCTTGTTGCGTCGCGTTCCCGAGGAGGAACGGGCCGAGCTGAAGACGCTGCTCACCTTCGACCCGGACACCGCCGGCGGTGTCATGAATACAGAGGTCGTCATCCTCGACCAGGACCTCGCTCCGGACGAGGCCATCGGCCAGATTCGAGAACAGGTCGAGGATAAGGAAGTTCCCTACTACGCCTATCTGACCGACCGGAAGGAACGGTTGGTCGGTGTTGTTTCCCTGCGCGATCTCCTGCTGGCCAAAAGGGGAGTGCCCCTACGCGAGATGGTCAAAGACCAGAACCTGATCACGGTTGGGTACAACGTGGACAAGGAGGAGGTGGCCCACCTCATCGCGCACTACAACCTGTTGGCCCTTCCCGTAGTCGATTTCGGAAACCGTCTTCTGGGCGTTGTCACCGTTGACGACGTAATTGACATTATCCATGAAGAAGCGTCCGAAGACATGCAGACCATGGTCGGTGCCGGCGCAAATGAAACCACGGATTCTCCAGTCACTTTTTCCGTCAAGAAGCGTATCCCGTGGCTAATCCTCAACGTGGTCAACTCTGCCATTGCCGCCTATGTCGTCCATCTGTTCGACGCCACCATCGCGGCCATGGCGCTCCTCGCCGCTCTGATGCAGATCGTATCGAACCAGGCTGGCAATACGGGGCAGCAAGCTCTGGCGGTGATGATCCGCCAGCTCGCCATGGAAAAATTCGATCGCAAGAAGGCGTGGTTCGCGGTATTGCGCGAAATCAAGATCGGTGTCATCAACAGTGCGTTGATCTCATCCATGGTTTTGGCCGTAATATTCATTGCCACAGGTGACATCATGCTGGCGGGATGCATGGCCGGAGCCCTGATTATCGACATGCTCATAGGCGCATTGGCCGGTGCATCCATTCCGTTGATTCTCAAGGAGATCGGACGTGATCCTGCCCAGGCGTCCTCAATATTCCTGACCACCATCACGGACTCCATCGGCTTTTTCAGCTTTCTCGGGCTGGCCACGCTGTTCATCCTGTGA
- a CDS encoding nitrite reductase: MKTQEYIETLPKGACRSRGEGLYSVMARTPLGDVSAEQLDTINAVVKEFGLPGVRVTARQRIQLIGIPEDKLRTVIERLGLVGEGRKYFVQACAGNSSCRFGVRDSMEMGARLEEFLNGFDLPAKLKSGVSGCPMSCGESYVRDIGLAGTPKGWTVLFGGNAGRRVRKGDVLAKGVSDEEALKIVGNALDFYAKNAKKKERTARFVERVGIDAVLEAVNGA, translated from the coding sequence ATGAAAACACAAGAATACATTGAAACCCTCCCCAAGGGAGCCTGCCGCTCTCGTGGGGAGGGACTCTATTCGGTCATGGCCCGGACCCCGCTGGGGGACGTGAGCGCGGAGCAGCTTGACACCATCAACGCGGTCGTCAAGGAATTCGGTCTACCAGGCGTCAGAGTGACTGCTCGGCAGCGCATCCAGCTCATAGGTATCCCCGAGGACAAGCTGCGGACAGTCATTGAGCGCCTTGGCCTAGTGGGCGAAGGGCGCAAGTACTTCGTCCAGGCGTGTGCGGGAAATTCTTCCTGCCGTTTCGGGGTCAGGGATTCCATGGAGATGGGAGCCCGCCTTGAAGAGTTTCTTAACGGATTCGATCTACCGGCCAAGCTGAAGTCCGGTGTATCCGGTTGCCCCATGTCTTGTGGTGAGAGTTACGTACGAGATATCGGTTTGGCAGGGACGCCGAAGGGCTGGACAGTCCTCTTCGGAGGCAATGCGGGGCGTCGCGTGCGCAAGGGTGATGTCCTGGCCAAGGGCGTTTCAGACGAGGAAGCTTTGAAAATCGTGGGCAACGCCCTTGATTTTTACGCGAAAAACGCCAAGAAGAAGGAACGCACCGCACGCTTTGTCGAGCGGGTAGGTATTGATGCGGTACTGGAAGCCGTAAACGGCGCCTAA
- the nadA gene encoding quinolinate synthase NadA, with product MEKSIETIESIRKVMGEDLAILGHHYQSDAVIAHTDIRGDSLELSRKISPLKAKYIVFCGVYFMAESAAILQRPDQKVFIPDTGASCPMADMAEAGRVETVLNLLGKSGRKIIPLTYVNSSAAVKGVVGRFGGSVCTSANAKTMLDWARKQGDAVLFLPDKHLARNTANYLGIPEEKRLILHEAVIDGDPNLYVDPAEAEDKELIIWPGYCPIHEEFTLDAIDNIRRTEPDAKIVVHPECDPSVVQAADGNGSTTFLIKYAEEAPAGSTIYIGTEENLVSRLAERFKNEKVIKPLKVSLCEDMGKITLENLAALLANIENETPVSVSDDVKEPARLALERMLEACA from the coding sequence GTGGAAAAGTCCATCGAGACCATCGAATCCATCCGAAAAGTCATGGGCGAGGACCTCGCCATCCTCGGCCATCATTACCAGTCCGACGCGGTCATAGCGCATACAGACATCCGTGGCGACTCACTGGAACTCTCCCGCAAGATCAGTCCTCTCAAGGCGAAATACATCGTTTTCTGCGGCGTTTATTTCATGGCCGAATCTGCGGCCATCCTCCAGCGTCCCGACCAGAAGGTCTTCATCCCGGACACCGGTGCCTCCTGCCCCATGGCTGACATGGCCGAGGCCGGACGGGTGGAAACCGTCCTCAACCTGCTCGGCAAGTCCGGACGGAAGATCATTCCGCTGACCTACGTAAACTCCTCGGCCGCAGTTAAAGGCGTTGTCGGCCGCTTCGGCGGCTCGGTGTGCACCTCTGCCAACGCCAAGACCATGCTCGATTGGGCTCGCAAGCAGGGCGATGCCGTCCTCTTCCTGCCAGACAAGCACTTGGCCCGCAACACGGCCAACTATCTCGGCATCCCCGAGGAAAAACGGCTGATACTGCACGAGGCGGTCATCGACGGCGATCCCAACCTCTACGTGGACCCGGCCGAGGCCGAGGACAAGGAACTGATCATCTGGCCCGGCTACTGCCCCATCCACGAAGAATTCACCTTGGACGCCATCGACAATATCCGCAGGACCGAACCCGATGCCAAAATCGTGGTTCACCCCGAATGCGATCCCTCGGTGGTCCAGGCCGCCGACGGCAACGGGTCCACCACCTTCCTGATCAAGTATGCAGAGGAGGCCCCTGCCGGCTCCACCATCTATATCGGCACCGAGGAGAACCTGGTCAGCCGACTGGCCGAGCGCTTCAAAAATGAAAAGGTCATCAAGCCTCTGAAGGTCAGCCTGTGTGAGGACATGGGCAAGATCACACTGGAGAATCTCGCCGCCCTCCTGGCGAATATTGAAAACGAAACTCCCGTGAGCGTCTCGGACGATGTGAAAGAACCCGCCCGCCTCGCCCTGGAACGCATGCTCGAAGCATGTGCCTAA